DNA from Aliarcobacter butzleri:
AGATATTAAAATTAGATTTTTAAAATCCTCAATAAAGTTTGATAAAATAGCGTAAATAACTAATGGAATAAAAAAAAATAAAATATTTTTAATCAAAATAATCCTTATAATCTACGCTATTTATTAAACTTAAGCAGTTGTAATTTTAAGTCCGATTATACCTAAAATGATAAAAGCTATACTAATTATTCTAATTATATTTATAGAATCGCCAAATAACATTATTCCAGCAATTACTGTTCCTATTGTTCCTATTCCTACCCAAACAGCATAAGCTGTTCCCAAAGGAAGAGTTTTTAAAGAAAGGCTTAGTAACCAAAAACTAATTAGCATTGCAACTATTGTGAATAAACTTGGAATTAATTTTGTAAAACCATCTGTATATTTAAGACCTACTGCCCAAAAAATTTCAAAAATTCCTGCAAGTACAAGGATTCCCCAACTCATAAAATTCCTTTTTTGATAATTTGAGGCCGTCCTCTGTGAAGTGGCAAGGTCGTCCTTGCTTTCTTGTATAAATTTTATACTATTTTTTATAAAATGATACTAAAATAGCGCGAGTATTTATAAAGGATTATTGTTTTGAATGAAAGATTAAGCGCGCATTTTTATGTATTATTAGCAACTATTTTAATATCAGGTTCTTTTTTAGCTTCACAAAAACTAGCAAATGTTATTGACCCAATATCTTTAACTTTATATAGATTTGTTTTAGCTTTAATATTTTTATCTCCAGTAATTATTTTTAGTAAAAATAGGTTGAAAAATGTTTTTAAAATTTTGCCAAAGGCTATGGTTGTAAGTTTAGTATATACTTTATATTTTATTGGAATGCTAAGAGCTTTAGAAAATACAACAGT
Protein-coding regions in this window:
- the sugE gene encoding quaternary ammonium compound efflux SMR transporter SugE; the protein is MSWGILVLAGIFEIFWAVGLKYTDGFTKLIPSLFTIVAMLISFWLLSLSLKTLPLGTAYAVWVGIGTIGTVIAGIMLFGDSINIIRIISIAFIILGIIGLKITTA